The following are encoded together in the Campylobacter devanensis genome:
- a CDS encoding flagellin B, with protein MSFRINTNIAAMNAHANSQITDRELTSSLGRLSSGLRIQTAADDASGLVIADSLKSQASSLGQAISNGNDAIGIVQTADKAMDEQIKILDTIKTKAIQAAQDGQNADSRRALQNDISRLLEELDMIATTTSFNGQQLLNGNFSNKNFQIGAYSNETAKVSIGATNSNTIGHTRFETVFNTVVSTVSTLSAQTLTVKLSGVDGYPNGYEFQAIAGTVLAKDGYKAVADMMNGVSDKTGVKVKVNNTQIMSEAVGAGTIQDLTINGVTIGNITVKANDSDNALIAAINAKKDETGVEASLENGRLVLAAKDGRAINVDTHSVNSFTIAGGVKGNFSEKGITYLGQLTFIRQDARDIKIGLQNMSLIASHVFSGNAAISNAANASKAYNQTSVNLKYMNSGTISATMAKAMGFFNGNASNAGQEVDQAGGVNTYGGAQAMVDVAEAARKTLDKLRADLGSVQNQLVATINNITVTQVNVKSAESQIRDVDFASESANFSKFNILAQSGSYAMSQANAVQQNILRLLQ; from the coding sequence ATGAGCTTTAGAATAAATACTAACATCGCAGCGATGAATGCTCACGCAAACTCACAAATCACAGATAGAGAGCTTACTAGCTCACTTGGTCGCCTAAGCTCAGGTCTTAGAATTCAAACAGCAGCTGATGATGCATCAGGTCTTGTTATTGCTGATTCACTAAAAAGCCAAGCTAGCTCTTTAGGTCAAGCTATATCTAATGGTAATGATGCAATTGGTATTGTTCAAACTGCAGATAAAGCTATGGATGAACAGATTAAAATACTTGATACTATTAAAACTAAAGCTATCCAAGCAGCACAAGATGGTCAAAATGCTGATTCTAGAAGAGCTCTTCAAAATGATATTAGCAGACTTCTTGAAGAACTAGATATGATAGCTACTACTACAAGCTTTAATGGCCAACAACTACTAAATGGAAATTTTTCAAACAAAAACTTCCAAATTGGTGCTTATAGTAATGAAACAGCTAAAGTAAGCATAGGTGCTACAAACTCAAATACAATTGGACATACTAGGTTTGAGACTGTTTTTAATACTGTTGTATCTACTGTCTCTACTTTATCAGCTCAAACCCTAACAGTAAAACTTAGTGGTGTTGATGGATATCCTAACGGTTATGAATTTCAAGCAATTGCTGGTACAGTATTAGCAAAAGATGGCTATAAAGCTGTAGCTGATATGATGAATGGCGTTTCAGATAAAACTGGTGTAAAAGTTAAAGTTAATAATACTCAGATTATGTCAGAAGCTGTTGGTGCTGGTACAATACAAGATTTAACAATTAATGGCGTAACAATCGGAAATATTACTGTAAAAGCTAATGATTCTGACAATGCTCTAATCGCTGCAATTAACGCTAAAAAAGATGAGACTGGAGTAGAAGCAAGTCTAGAAAATGGTCGCTTAGTTTTAGCTGCTAAAGATGGTAGAGCTATCAATGTAGACACACATTCTGTTAATAGTTTTACAATAGCTGGAGGCGTGAAAGGTAATTTTTCAGAAAAAGGTATTACATATTTAGGTCAATTAACTTTCATTCGCCAAGATGCTAGAGATATCAAAATAGGCCTACAAAATATGTCATTAATCGCTTCTCATGTATTTAGTGGCAATGCTGCAATATCTAATGCGGCTAACGCTAGCAAGGCATATAATCAAACATCGGTAAATCTTAAATATATGAACTCTGGTACAATTAGTGCTACAATGGCTAAAGCAATGGGATTTTTTAATGGTAACGCATCTAATGCCGGTCAAGAAGTAGACCAAGCCGGTGGCGTAAATACTTATGGTGGTGCTCAAGCTATGGTTGATGTAGCTGAAGCAGCTAGAAAAACTCTAGACAAGCTAAGAGCTGACCTAGGTTCAGTACAAAACCAATTAGTAGCTACTATAAATAATATTACAGTTACTCAAGTAAATGTAAAATCAGCTGAATCTCAAATAAGAGATGTAGACTTTGCTAGTGAGAGTGCAAACTTCTCTAAATTTAACATACTAGCCCAAAGCGGAAGCTACGCTATGAGCCAGGCAAATGCTGTACAACAAAATATATTAAGACTACTACAGTAG
- a CDS encoding DUF2920 family protein, with protein MIKTIDYQIDGINDAELDIKRNSKLEFKLTYDSTKEIRALIAVIPGLGEDGDTYYRDNLAHSIARDLDAAVITVNYFGVKSNPPVAKFSIDEIDELILKTVAENIGNPIPDNIELTKMESEEIWDFVNEHLYAFIGMQKLTGKLIRDFKMPMHMTLTPPNGEYQNFGLMAALDVVNSVLYIKNNPPFKLHPNCQNGQLATIYVGSSHGGYIANLCAKFAPWAVDAVLDNCGWNLSTEIFDKKDYQPGTFRTIGFGKEIDFMRYRRDSRDNENFHLCISDKTFWTSNSQSPNYFSRSRYEIRDVNEPNHLKVLSNYPKPIFKCYHVKGDSVAPIDEKIKFYEQLQANGFDATLDIVSDKSRVDGKFIKNLSHGMGMSIKLLVANNYEWILNKIAANKRPKCEPVITLETSQYTYKFSQKDNQVSLECKKKK; from the coding sequence ATGATAAAGACAATTGACTATCAAATAGATGGAATAAACGACGCTGAACTAGATATAAAGCGTAACTCAAAGCTTGAGTTTAAGCTCACCTATGATAGCACTAAAGAGATTAGAGCGCTTATAGCTGTTATTCCAGGTCTTGGCGAAGATGGTGACACCTATTATAGAGACAATCTAGCTCATAGCATAGCAAGAGACCTTGATGCTGCTGTAATTACAGTTAATTATTTTGGTGTCAAAAGCAATCCACCAGTGGCTAAATTTAGCATTGATGAGATTGATGAGTTAATCCTTAAAACAGTAGCTGAGAATATTGGCAATCCAATTCCAGATAATATAGAACTAACCAAAATGGAATCAGAAGAGATTTGGGACTTTGTCAATGAGCATCTATATGCTTTCATTGGAATGCAAAAATTAACTGGCAAGCTTATACGAGATTTTAAAATGCCTATGCATATGACATTAACTCCACCAAATGGCGAGTATCAAAACTTTGGTCTAATGGCTGCACTTGATGTGGTAAATTCAGTTTTATATATTAAAAACAATCCTCCATTTAAGCTTCATCCTAATTGTCAAAATGGGCAGCTTGCTACAATCTATGTAGGCTCAAGCCATGGCGGATATATAGCTAATCTCTGTGCTAAATTTGCCCCATGGGCTGTAGATGCTGTTTTGGATAACTGCGGCTGGAATTTAAGCACTGAAATATTTGATAAAAAAGACTACCAGCCAGGAACATTCCGTACTATTGGATTTGGTAAAGAGATTGATTTTATGAGATATAGGCGAGATAGTAGAGATAATGAAAACTTTCACCTATGCATCTCAGATAAAACATTTTGGACATCAAATTCGCAAAGCCCAAACTACTTTAGTCGCTCTAGATATGAGATTAGAGATGTCAATGAACCTAATCATCTAAAAGTACTTAGCAACTATCCAAAACCGATTTTTAAATGCTACCATGTAAAAGGTGATAGCGTAGCACCAATTGATGAAAAGATTAAATTTTATGAGCAATTACAAGCCAATGGCTTTGATGCTACTCTTGATATCGTAAGCGATAAATCTAGAGTTGATGGTAAATTTATCAAAAATCTATCTCACGGAATGGGTATGAGCATTAAACTACTTGTAGCTAATAATTACGAATGGATTTTAAATAAAATCGCAGCCAACAAGCGTCCAAAATGCGAGCCAGTAATCACGCTAGAAACTAGCCAATATACATATAAATTTAGTCAAAAAGATAACCAAGTTAGCTTAGAGTGCAAAAAGAAAAAATAA
- a CDS encoding acetate kinase produces the protein MKILVINSGSSSIKFKLYDMKNESVMCKGLIEQIGSDNSFAKISTAHGSIKEISRPIANHAQGIDIMNELLFNSGVVNSLDEIDGVGHRVVQGADVFSDAVLIDESVMAKIEELIPLAPLHNPAHLAGMRETLKVRPDIPNVAVFDTVFHQTMPKSSYMYALPIEFYEKYKIRKYGFHGTSHQFVSKAAAKILNIDYDKFSCITLHLGNGASIAAIKNGKCIDTTMGLTPLEGLMMGTRCGSIDPAIMPFLMENANLSAKEVDNIMNKKSGLLAIGGSNDMRIIEQKMDAGDENAKLAFDMFVLKVKKFIGAYIAILGKIDSIIFTAGIGENDARIREAVCEGLEIFDIKIDKIKNKESKDEPRRISQIDSKVRIAIVPTDEELAIAQDALRIIKNKGNK, from the coding sequence ATGAAAATTTTAGTTATTAACTCTGGTAGTAGTTCTATTAAATTTAAACTCTATGATATGAAAAATGAGAGCGTAATGTGCAAAGGACTAATTGAACAAATAGGCTCAGATAACTCCTTTGCTAAAATCTCCACCGCTCATGGAAGTATCAAAGAGATATCTAGGCCCATAGCCAATCACGCTCAAGGTATAGATATTATGAATGAGTTGCTATTTAATTCTGGAGTAGTAAATAGCTTAGATGAAATTGATGGTGTAGGTCACAGAGTCGTTCAAGGTGCTGATGTTTTTAGTGATGCAGTATTAATAGATGAGAGTGTAATGGCAAAGATTGAAGAGCTTATACCATTAGCTCCACTTCACAATCCTGCTCACCTAGCTGGAATGAGAGAGACGCTAAAAGTTCGCCCAGATATCCCAAATGTCGCTGTATTCGATACAGTCTTTCACCAAACTATGCCAAAAAGCTCATATATGTATGCTTTGCCGATTGAATTTTATGAGAAATATAAAATTCGCAAATATGGCTTTCACGGTACATCTCATCAATTTGTCTCTAAAGCAGCTGCTAAAATCTTAAATATTGATTATGATAAATTTAGCTGTATCACTCTACATCTTGGAAATGGTGCTAGTATTGCAGCGATAAAAAATGGCAAATGTATAGATACTACAATGGGGTTAACTCCGCTTGAAGGGCTAATGATGGGAACACGCTGCGGAAGCATAGACCCAGCGATTATGCCATTTTTGATGGAAAATGCAAATTTAAGCGCTAAAGAAGTTGATAATATAATGAATAAAAAATCTGGCCTATTAGCCATCGGCGGTAGCAACGATATGCGTATAATAGAACAAAAGATGGATGCAGGAGATGAGAATGCTAAGCTTGCGTTTGATATGTTTGTGCTAAAGGTGAAAAAATTCATTGGTGCGTATATTGCAATTTTAGGTAAAATCGATTCAATTATATTTACTGCTGGAATTGGCGAAAATGACGCTAGAATCAGAGAGGCAGTTTGCGAAGGTCTAGAGATTTTTGATATCAAAATTGATAAAATTAAAAATAAAGAGTCAAAAGATGAACCACGACGCATAAGCCAAATCGACTCCAAAGTCCGCATAGCCATAGTCCCAACTGACGAAGAGCTAGCCATCGCCCAAGATGCACTAAGAATAATTAAAAATAAAGGCAATAAATGA
- the pta gene encoding phosphate acetyltransferase, whose translation MLKSIYILKSDYENGKFRDVLSSKFSQGVTILPISDDGEFKVFTLNEAITLLNSGKENELIKAVMDKFSSIKAEFIIIIGSGDELLDSLLARNLNAPFLLSNQTAYKAKLLGFKSLKSIDEIKNTQSNYITPLKFETLLYQKAAQKLKTVVLPESDDDRVLKACDILLNSGAISLILLGDENDINKRANELGLNLSKAKIINPANSELLEEFATTLYDLRKSKGMELEKAKELIKDRTYFGTMLVYKGLASAMVSGASTTTAQTIRPALQFIKTKPGVTSVSGSFIMCANGQIHFYADCAIMPNPTPKDLAGAAIATAATAREFGFEPKVAMLSYSTGDSGSGPSVDAIIEATKILKELDPSLDVEGPIQFDAAIDPVVAAKKLPNSKVAGNANVFIFPDLNCGNICYKAVQRTANALAIGPILQGLNKPINDLSRGCLVEDIVNTALISAIQGE comes from the coding sequence ATGCTAAAATCGATTTATATCTTAAAAAGCGACTATGAAAATGGTAAATTTAGAGATGTTTTAAGCTCTAAATTTAGCCAAGGTGTTACGATTTTACCCATTAGCGATGATGGCGAATTTAAAGTTTTCACTCTTAATGAAGCAATCACTCTACTAAATTCAGGCAAAGAAAATGAACTAATCAAAGCTGTAATGGATAAATTCAGTAGCATTAAGGCTGAGTTTATAATAATAATTGGATCTGGCGATGAACTGCTTGACTCATTGCTTGCTCGCAATCTAAATGCTCCATTTTTGCTTAGCAATCAAACTGCTTATAAAGCTAAGCTGCTTGGATTTAAATCATTAAAAAGCATTGATGAGATTAAAAATACTCAAAGCAACTATATAACTCCTCTTAAATTTGAAACCCTACTCTATCAAAAAGCTGCCCAAAAGCTAAAAACTGTAGTATTACCAGAAAGCGATGATGATAGAGTTCTTAAAGCGTGCGATATCCTGCTAAATAGCGGTGCTATTAGTTTAATTCTTCTTGGCGATGAGAATGATATCAATAAAAGAGCTAATGAATTAGGGCTAAATTTGAGCAAAGCTAAAATTATAAATCCAGCTAATAGCGAACTTTTAGAAGAATTTGCTACTACTCTTTATGATCTTCGTAAAAGTAAAGGTATGGAGCTAGAAAAAGCCAAAGAGCTAATCAAAGATAGAACATATTTTGGCACTATGCTTGTATATAAAGGGCTAGCAAGCGCAATGGTAAGTGGCGCTAGTACAACTACAGCCCAAACCATCCGTCCAGCCTTGCAATTTATAAAAACAAAACCTGGCGTTACTAGCGTTAGTGGTAGCTTTATTATGTGTGCTAATGGCCAAATTCACTTCTATGCAGATTGTGCTATTATGCCAAATCCTACACCAAAAGATCTAGCTGGTGCTGCTATTGCTACAGCTGCTACAGCTCGTGAGTTTGGCTTTGAACCTAAAGTTGCTATGCTTAGCTACTCTACAGGAGATAGTGGAAGTGGCCCAAGCGTTGATGCTATTATAGAGGCTACTAAAATCTTAAAAGAGCTAGACCCAAGCCTAGATGTAGAAGGTCCAATCCAATTTGATGCAGCCATTGACCCAGTAGTAGCAGCTAAGAAATTGCCAAATTCAAAAGTTGCTGGAAATGCAAATGTATTTATCTTTCCAGATTTAAATTGTGGAAACATCTGCTACAAAGCAGTCCAAAGAACAGCAAATGCTTTAGCTATTGGGCCAATATTGCAAGGATTAAATAAGCCAATTAACGATTTAAGTCGTGGTTGCTTGGTCGAAGATATCGTAAATACTGCACTAATTAGCGCAATCCAGGGAGAGTAG
- the flgH gene encoding flagellar basal body L-ring protein FlgH translates to MKKVSFFTLICVAGIGLGGCTTGADPHISMAPPTYVEELPSRVQGNGVGNPGSLFGKGDNPLFSDRKAMNVNDIVTVIIRENANQSSQADRSTSKDSLTSLKGGTFTTPEGSPLKGPLNDINKIAGIGFSAGSGSSYSGGGSTSRTEAFTTTISARIIKVLSNGNYFIEGSKEILLNNEKQIMQISGVIRPYDISQYNEIESRHISDAKILYKTEGDLQRATDKPWGTRVLETIWPF, encoded by the coding sequence ATGAAAAAAGTTTCTTTTTTTACACTAATTTGCGTTGCAGGTATTGGGCTTGGCGGTTGTACAACTGGGGCTGATCCGCATATTTCAATGGCGCCACCAACATATGTAGAAGAGTTGCCAAGTCGTGTTCAAGGTAATGGAGTAGGAAATCCTGGGAGTTTATTTGGTAAGGGGGATAATCCGCTATTTTCTGATAGAAAAGCGATGAATGTCAATGATATCGTAACGGTTATAATCAGAGAAAATGCCAATCAAAGCTCACAGGCTGATCGCTCAACCTCTAAAGATAGCTTAACATCGCTAAAAGGTGGAACATTTACTACGCCTGAAGGCTCACCATTAAAAGGACCACTAAATGATATTAATAAAATAGCTGGTATAGGATTTAGCGCTGGAAGTGGTAGTAGCTATTCAGGAGGGGGTTCAACTAGTAGGACTGAGGCATTTACTACTACGATTTCAGCCAGGATTATTAAGGTTTTAAGCAATGGTAATTACTTTATCGAAGGTAGTAAGGAAATTTTGCTAAATAATGAAAAACAGATAATGCAAATTAGTGGAGTGATTCGTCCATACGATATTAGCCAGTATAATGAGATTGAATCTAGACATATATCTGATGCTAAAATATTATATAAAACCGAAGGCGACCTTCAGCGTGCGACTGATAAACCATGGGGAACTCGTGTTTTAGAGACGATTTGGCCATTTTGA
- a CDS encoding YhjD/YihY/BrkB family envelope integrity protein, with translation MQEAKKIAKIIIKELRDKQIFHFASSLSFHTLLSIIPIIFVSLSIFTTMPNFADYYAKIKEFIYSNLLPSQNITQYLDQFLSNSSSLGVMGVVAIFFTSLMFFSEYDHVISRISNVPKRGFWQSLSNYWTLTTLMPLGLGLSFWLSNFIQTALKSSEFTSSINFLAIFPHIIIWAIFAITYLISINKKLSFKSIVIGSFISSLAWSLSKWGFIQYSFYNKTYASIYGSFSILLFFILWIYISWIIFLYGVRLCSVLEKSKEQI, from the coding sequence ATGCAAGAAGCTAAAAAAATTGCTAAGATTATTATAAAAGAGCTAAGAGATAAGCAAATATTTCATTTTGCTTCTAGTCTTAGCTTTCATACACTACTTTCGATAATTCCTATTATTTTTGTATCGCTTAGTATTTTTACTACTATGCCAAATTTTGCTGATTATTATGCTAAAATAAAGGAATTTATCTACTCAAACTTGCTCCCAAGTCAAAATATCACCCAATATCTAGATCAATTTTTAAGCAACTCTAGCTCACTTGGAGTGATGGGAGTTGTGGCTATATTTTTTACTAGCTTGATGTTTTTTAGTGAATATGATCATGTTATATCACGAATTTCTAATGTGCCAAAAAGAGGATTTTGGCAAAGTCTTAGTAATTACTGGACACTTACTACCCTTATGCCTTTAGGGCTTGGCTTATCATTTTGGCTTTCAAATTTCATCCAAACCGCACTAAAAAGCAGTGAATTTACCAGTTCGATAAATTTTCTAGCTATATTTCCTCATATTATAATCTGGGCAATTTTTGCTATTACATATCTAATTAGTATCAACAAAAAATTATCATTTAAAAGCATAGTTATTGGCTCATTTATTAGCTCGCTCGCTTGGTCGCTATCAAAATGGGGCTTTATCCAATACTCATTTTATAATAAAACTTACGCTAGCATATATGGCTCATTTTCTATTTTGCTATTTTTTATACTTTGGATATATATATCGTGGATTATATTTTTGTATGGAGTTAGACTCTGCTCAGTACTTGAAAAAAGCAAAGAGCAAATTTAA
- a CDS encoding FAD-linked oxidase C-terminal domain-containing protein has protein sequence MDSKHIKYFENLIGKDNAKFDKAHQIAYCYDATKKRYEPDGVLFPRDENDVSEILKYCNENKIIIVPRGAGSGFTGGALASGGGVVLSFEKHMNKILEIDMQNMVAVVQPGVINMDLQKAALEVGLFYPPDPASENYSSIGGNVSENAGGMRAAKYGITKDYVMALRAVLPNGEIIRAGKKTIKDVAGYNIAGILIASEGSLAVITEITLKLIAKPKFKKTAMGVFPSVNSAMNAVYKTMAAGVTPVAMEFLDSLSIKAVEQKFNKGLPVDSGAILISDVDGPNLDVINEDLEIIKNCFTQNGAIDFKVAKDDQESADIWFARRNCSQAITMYGSLKLNEDITVPRSKLPELLDKISQISAKYNVTTPCFGHTGDGNVHTNVMVDKSDPQAIERGHRAITEIFKATIELGGTLSGEHGIGISKAPFMHLAFSDGEMELFRSIKKAFDPNNILNPFKMGL, from the coding sequence ATGGATTCTAAACATATAAAATATTTTGAGAATTTAATAGGTAAAGATAATGCCAAATTTGACAAAGCCCATCAGATAGCCTACTGCTATGACGCAACCAAAAAGCGATATGAACCAGATGGTGTTTTATTCCCAAGAGATGAAAATGATGTAAGTGAAATTTTAAAATATTGTAACGAAAATAAGATAATAATCGTCCCAAGAGGCGCTGGGAGTGGCTTTACTGGTGGCGCATTGGCTAGTGGTGGCGGAGTGGTGCTAAGCTTTGAGAAGCATATGAATAAAATTTTAGAGATAGATATGCAAAATATGGTAGCCGTAGTCCAACCTGGTGTGATAAATATGGATTTACAAAAGGCTGCATTAGAAGTGGGGCTATTTTATCCACCTGATCCTGCTAGTGAAAATTATAGTAGCATAGGTGGCAATGTAAGTGAAAATGCCGGCGGAATGCGTGCTGCGAAATATGGAATTACCAAAGATTATGTGATGGCTTTGCGTGCTGTGTTGCCTAATGGGGAGATTATAAGAGCTGGTAAAAAAACGATAAAAGATGTCGCCGGATACAATATAGCTGGGATTTTGATAGCTAGTGAAGGTAGCTTAGCAGTAATTACTGAAATAACTCTAAAATTAATCGCCAAACCTAAATTCAAAAAGACCGCTATGGGGGTATTTCCTAGTGTGAATTCAGCTATGAATGCCGTATATAAGACAATGGCCGCTGGTGTAACCCCTGTGGCGATGGAGTTTTTAGACTCTTTAAGCATCAAAGCTGTTGAGCAAAAATTTAATAAAGGCTTACCAGTCGATTCGGGTGCGATATTGATTAGCGATGTGGATGGGCCAAATTTAGATGTAATCAATGAAGATTTAGAGATTATCAAAAACTGCTTTACACAAAATGGTGCCATAGATTTCAAAGTAGCAAAAGATGATCAAGAAAGCGCTGATATATGGTTTGCTAGACGCAACTGCTCTCAAGCTATCACAATGTATGGTAGCTTGAAATTAAACGAAGATATCACCGTCCCACGCTCTAAGCTACCTGAACTCTTAGATAAAATATCTCAAATTTCAGCTAAATATAATGTTACTACACCTTGCTTTGGCCATACGGGCGATGGCAATGTCCATACAAATGTTATGGTAGATAAATCAGACCCACAGGCCATCGAGCGTGGCCATCGAGCAATCACAGAAATTTTCAAAGCCACAATCGAGCTTGGTGGAACGCTAAGTGGCGAACATGGCATTGGAATATCAAAAGCTCCTTTTATGCATTTAGCATTTAGTGATGGAGAGATGGAACTATTTAGATCAATCAAAAAAGCCTTTGATCCAAATAATATATTAAATCCATTTAAAATGGGACTTTAA
- a CDS encoding plasminogen-binding N-terminal domain-containing protein, translating into MKKIIVLIFAIYSFSFGAKFDLKPSYNLILNTTQGGATIIDNNSFIVGSSGVVLHKLKDGSKTIIARAVVTSKKDGYANLRFELFDQLKQTALPLPTILPQAGDEVILNFMYNRSLIVVPNKEIYDQVTKAFSNIDFIHPDIIAAYLSYEYKPNPSRSDFRKMCAQNAAGLIFIALDKEAVFADCGSFEILQSFKTGSVDYYEVPFYTRIKNIDTVFWKLDGAKIGNYDKYYNKLLAR; encoded by the coding sequence TTGAAAAAAATTATAGTTTTAATCTTTGCTATATATTCATTTAGTTTTGGAGCTAAATTTGATCTAAAACCAAGCTACAATCTAATTTTAAATACCACTCAAGGTGGTGCTACAATTATAGATAATAATAGCTTTATAGTTGGCTCAAGTGGTGTTGTGTTGCACAAATTAAAAGATGGTAGCAAAACCATAATAGCCAGGGCAGTTGTAACTAGCAAAAAAGATGGCTATGCAAATTTAAGATTTGAGCTATTTGACCAGCTTAAACAAACAGCACTTCCACTCCCTACTATCTTGCCACAAGCTGGCGATGAAGTAATTTTAAATTTTATGTATAATAGATCTTTAATCGTAGTCCCAAACAAAGAAATTTATGATCAAGTTACTAAAGCTTTTAGTAATATTGATTTTATTCATCCTGATATTATAGCTGCTTATTTAAGCTATGAGTATAAGCCAAACCCAAGCCGATCTGATTTTCGTAAAATGTGCGCACAAAATGCAGCCGGACTTATATTTATAGCACTTGATAAAGAGGCTGTTTTTGCTGATTGTGGTAGTTTTGAAATTTTGCAAAGCTTTAAAACTGGCAGTGTAGATTATTATGAAGTACCATTTTATACAAGAATTAAAAATATAGATACAGTATTTTGGAAACTTGATGGTGCTAAAATCGGCAATTATGACAAATATTACAATAAACTTTTAGCTAGATAA
- a CDS encoding peptidoglycan DD-metalloendopeptidase family protein — MKKFILSILAFMNLHAVTTSVEELTWPQGDTFLTFLERHNIPLSIYYNLSGEDKELASELSAGTKFQILRDSNNNISQILLPISNEIQIHVFKDFNNHYSLDFIPIVYENENFVLNVEINDSPYREIKRATNDEALANSFNKAFSGSVNFKTLQKGDRLAIVYERKKRLGKYIGEPNIKVAMIETRGKPNYIYKFNDAFYDPNGRELENFLLIKPVPNARISSRFNPKRFHPVLKRYRAHLGTDYAAPRGTKIYAAGDGVVSFVGNKGGYGKTVTIQHSSGYMTLYAHLNGYAKGIKKGKKVKKGQLIAYVGSTGLSTGPHLHLGLYKNGNAINPESVVKITKSELNKNQKIEFNKLKDSLNNQIQASFKDHINKAPLEDISNITEI; from the coding sequence ATGAAAAAATTTATCTTATCTATTTTAGCTTTTATGAATTTACATGCAGTAACTACAAGTGTTGAAGAGCTGACATGGCCGCAAGGCGATACATTTTTAACCTTTTTAGAGAGACATAATATACCATTATCTATATATTATAATCTCTCAGGCGAGGATAAAGAGTTAGCTAGTGAGTTAAGCGCTGGGACGAAATTTCAAATTTTGCGTGATTCAAATAATAATATTAGTCAAATTTTATTACCTATTAGCAATGAGATTCAAATTCATGTTTTTAAAGATTTTAATAACCATTATAGTCTAGATTTTATCCCAATTGTCTATGAAAATGAAAATTTTGTACTAAATGTAGAGATAAATGACTCTCCATATAGAGAGATAAAAAGAGCAACAAATGATGAAGCACTAGCTAATTCGTTTAATAAAGCTTTTAGTGGAAGCGTAAATTTTAAAACGCTTCAAAAGGGCGATCGACTGGCTATAGTATATGAGCGTAAAAAGCGCTTAGGTAAATATATCGGCGAACCAAATATCAAAGTTGCTATGATAGAGACTAGGGGAAAGCCAAATTATATATATAAATTTAATGATGCGTTTTATGATCCTAATGGAAGAGAGCTTGAAAATTTCTTATTGATTAAGCCTGTGCCAAATGCTAGAATTAGCTCAAGATTTAATCCTAAAAGATTTCATCCAGTATTAAAAAGATATAGAGCGCATTTAGGTACTGATTATGCTGCGCCAAGAGGGACAAAGATATATGCCGCTGGTGATGGTGTGGTGAGCTTTGTAGGCAATAAAGGCGGATATGGCAAGACTGTTACTATCCAGCACTCAAGTGGATATATGACACTTTATGCGCATTTAAATGGTTATGCTAAAGGTATTAAAAAGGGTAAAAAAGTAAAAAAAGGTCAGTTAATAGCCTATGTAGGAAGCACTGGTTTAAGCACTGGACCGCATCTACACTTGGGATTATACAAAAATGGCAACGCTATAAATCCAGAATCTGTAGTCAAAATCACAAAATCCGAGCTAAATAAAAACCAAAAAATTGAATTTAACAAGCTAAAAGATAGCCTAAATAACCAAATTCAAGCTAGTTTCAAAGATCATATAAATAAAGCACCGCTTGAAGATATATCAAATATAACAGAGATATAA